In Zobellia roscoffensis, the following are encoded in one genomic region:
- a CDS encoding TIGR03571 family LLM class oxidoreductase codes for MNPFDKLYKPGKMTLGIEFPLDNDWSTEGNRKRLEDNRPFGVPDISNHLALAQQIDEAGFAALWMRDVPVYDPNFDDGAQLFDTLPYLGYLAAATKNILLGTAAIVLPLQQPIKLAKAAATIENLSDGRLLLGLGLGDRPVEFPMYNIDYKKRPEIFRQNLDIIKEAWKTNSNLKSKYYFLTNGIEVYPKPKNDIPLVVAGHSGQSINWIAKNAQAWFNYPRPVAETLENRKYWCNALYEEDQAAKPYISAIHLNLSKDDNATFKPQRFGGTVGINHLTEYLKAYENVGVNHMAINLRKSETPLSEAIAKIEEVVLPDF; via the coding sequence ATGAATCCATTTGATAAACTATACAAACCAGGTAAAATGACATTGGGTATAGAGTTTCCTTTAGACAACGATTGGTCAACCGAAGGCAATCGCAAACGTTTGGAAGATAACAGACCTTTTGGAGTTCCAGATATCTCCAATCACTTAGCATTAGCACAACAAATTGACGAAGCAGGATTCGCAGCTTTATGGATGCGAGATGTTCCTGTGTACGACCCTAACTTTGATGATGGTGCACAATTGTTTGACACCTTACCATACTTGGGTTATTTAGCTGCTGCTACCAAAAACATTTTGTTGGGTACAGCTGCCATAGTATTGCCATTACAACAACCTATAAAATTAGCAAAAGCTGCTGCTACCATAGAAAATTTAAGTGATGGCAGACTTTTGTTAGGCTTGGGCTTAGGCGACAGACCTGTGGAATTCCCAATGTATAATATCGACTATAAAAAAAGACCTGAAATCTTTAGACAAAATCTTGATATCATTAAAGAAGCTTGGAAAACAAATAGCAATTTAAAATCTAAATACTATTTTTTAACTAACGGTATAGAAGTTTATCCTAAACCAAAAAATGACATTCCGCTTGTAGTAGCTGGTCATTCCGGACAAAGTATTAATTGGATCGCAAAAAACGCACAAGCTTGGTTTAATTACCCAAGACCTGTTGCCGAAACTTTGGAGAACAGAAAATACTGGTGTAATGCGTTGTATGAGGAAGACCAAGCAGCGAAACCTTATATTTCGGCTATACATTTAAACCTATCTAAAGACGACAATGCGACTTTTAAACCACAGCGTTTTGGAGGTACGGTAGGCATCAATCATCTTACAGAATATTTAAAAGCATATGAAAATGTGGGAGTCAACCATATGGCAATAAACCTTAGAAAATCTGAAACGCCACTTAGTGAAGCTATTGCAAAAATTGAGGAAGTGGTGTTGCCGGATTTTTAG
- a CDS encoding aldo/keto reductase: MTALKFRNNDEMPILGLGTFRSEPNEVYNAVLSAIKIGYRHIDCAAAYGNEKEVGNAIAEAIKQGLVTRNDLWVTSKLWNASHGEENVIPALKQTLKDLQLEYLDLYLIHWPVALKKGTEMPEKASDFIPLSEVPLTNTWKGMEAALEEGLAKHIGVSNFNENQLKEILATAVHQPEMNQVEMHPFLQQDALQSFCVKNDILLTAYAPLGSLVDENSKLRLLENDTIKNIAKARNMSPAQVALAYTIQRGIAVIPKSINEARLLQNLETLNHTLTEEDMALLKDLDKAHRFIDGKFWKVDNGPYTADSIWNA; encoded by the coding sequence ATGACTGCATTAAAATTTAGAAATAACGACGAAATGCCAATTTTAGGTTTAGGAACGTTTCGTTCTGAACCAAATGAAGTGTACAATGCTGTACTATCGGCTATTAAAATAGGATACAGACATATAGATTGTGCTGCGGCTTACGGAAACGAAAAAGAAGTAGGTAATGCCATTGCTGAAGCAATTAAACAAGGTTTGGTTACGCGTAACGATTTATGGGTGACTTCCAAATTATGGAATGCTTCTCACGGAGAAGAGAATGTGATTCCTGCGTTGAAACAAACTTTAAAAGATTTACAACTAGAGTATCTAGACCTGTATCTTATCCATTGGCCTGTCGCTCTTAAAAAAGGAACGGAAATGCCAGAAAAAGCATCTGATTTTATTCCATTATCAGAAGTGCCTTTAACCAATACTTGGAAAGGGATGGAAGCTGCTTTAGAGGAAGGACTTGCAAAACATATTGGCGTGAGCAATTTCAATGAAAATCAGTTGAAAGAAATACTAGCGACTGCAGTGCATCAACCAGAAATGAATCAAGTAGAAATGCATCCATTTTTGCAGCAAGATGCATTACAATCATTCTGCGTAAAAAACGATATTCTGCTAACTGCATACGCACCTTTAGGTTCGCTTGTAGATGAAAATTCCAAATTACGTTTGTTAGAAAATGATACGATAAAAAACATTGCCAAAGCAAGAAATATGTCGCCTGCACAAGTAGCACTGGCGTATACAATACAACGAGGCATTGCGGTCATTCCTAAATCTATTAATGAAGCGAGATTGCTTCAGAACCTAGAGACATTAAACCATACGCTTACAGAAGAAGATATGGCGTTATTGAAAGATTTAGACAAAGCACATCGCTTTATTGACGGTAAATTTTGGAAAGTTGACAACGGACCATACACTGCAGATAGTATCTGGAATGCTTAA
- a CDS encoding S8 family peptidase: protein MPEFNHIFLPGSTSSFPYSTHGGGGFNLRPRLNRGQHGSRIQGAFTEAVSEFSEGDSDFEFVYIEFESAINFELAFDRFEDTAGNIRLATCRAISSTDDNEQITFKIAVYLNRTAVSSFLTKIEQYIAEDTPAGRPRNQNLVANIENIRAATLESFWQEPEISFPQPNENVWWEVWFSKSEGNEIQEAFSSLRENNLLVSERLLEFPENTVCLVRGTVNQLAEVILYRNNLAELRKPVETSDFFANLDKAWTGEFIDDLKARIINQIDEHEISVCLLDTGVNRVNPLLEDLIQARNLDSINPSWTNSDSYRYGHGTPMAGLILYGDLNEPLSSSDSINITNNVESIKIIDASTANDPDLYGKITLEAIASAEVINPSHKRIVCLAVTAPDHKYLGRPSSWSAAIDQKLFGAIDERNDNTLVLISGGNLPLNDRLNYPLANDDFSIEDPAQSFNSITVGSFTNKDRIDAVEFPGATLLANRGAMAPCNSTSILWNNKWPRKPDVVFEGGNDGVFDTGILDHDSLKLLSSGVGGVGKSWLTTFSDTSASVALASKFASELYQQYPDYKPETIRALIIHSADWNDIMLNSASLSDLNAEQKTDLLSKVGYGIPNLGKAKYSAENSLSIIAERSLKPFKYEESRVKTNEFHLFDLPWPSDILVELAELEVKLKITLSYFIEPNPGNRRYQDDQSYKSHGLRFKMIDRAEGLTLFKARVSKAIRDGLEDYIPEGNENWILGSQVRDKGSIQRIYG, encoded by the coding sequence ATGCCAGAATTCAATCATATTTTCCTACCGGGAAGCACTTCATCTTTTCCATATAGTACTCACGGAGGTGGGGGCTTTAATTTAAGACCGCGATTAAATCGTGGACAACATGGCTCAAGAATACAAGGAGCTTTTACAGAGGCTGTTTCTGAATTCTCTGAAGGTGATAGCGATTTTGAATTTGTTTATATTGAGTTTGAATCTGCAATTAATTTTGAATTAGCTTTTGATAGATTTGAGGATACAGCTGGTAATATTAGGCTGGCCACTTGTCGAGCAATTTCATCTACCGATGATAATGAACAGATTACTTTTAAAATAGCAGTTTATCTGAATAGGACAGCGGTCTCAAGTTTTTTAACCAAAATCGAGCAATACATAGCAGAGGACACACCTGCAGGAAGGCCAAGAAATCAAAATTTGGTTGCCAACATTGAAAATATCAGAGCGGCAACACTAGAAAGTTTTTGGCAAGAACCGGAAATAAGTTTCCCTCAGCCAAACGAAAATGTTTGGTGGGAAGTTTGGTTCAGCAAAAGCGAGGGAAATGAAATTCAAGAGGCTTTTTCTAGTTTGAGAGAAAATAACCTTCTCGTTAGCGAAAGATTACTTGAATTTCCTGAAAATACTGTTTGCCTAGTTAGGGGAACAGTTAATCAACTTGCGGAAGTAATACTTTATCGAAATAATTTAGCTGAGTTAAGAAAGCCTGTTGAAACATCTGATTTTTTTGCTAATCTAGATAAGGCTTGGACAGGTGAATTTATCGATGATTTGAAAGCTAGAATAATTAATCAAATTGACGAGCATGAAATTTCAGTTTGTTTACTTGATACTGGAGTTAACAGGGTTAACCCTCTCTTAGAGGATTTAATACAAGCAAGAAATTTAGACTCAATTAACCCATCATGGACTAATTCTGACTCATATAGATATGGACATGGAACTCCAATGGCTGGTTTAATTTTGTACGGCGATTTAAATGAACCTTTAAGTTCTTCAGATAGTATCAATATTACTAATAACGTTGAAAGCATAAAAATAATTGATGCAAGTACTGCAAATGACCCAGACTTATATGGCAAAATCACACTTGAAGCTATTGCTAGTGCAGAAGTCATAAATCCTTCACATAAAAGAATTGTTTGTTTAGCCGTAACAGCCCCTGATCATAAATATTTAGGAAGACCTTCATCTTGGTCTGCAGCTATTGACCAAAAATTATTTGGTGCTATTGACGAAAGAAATGATAATACTTTAGTGCTAATTTCTGGAGGTAACTTACCTCTAAATGATAGGTTGAACTATCCGCTAGCAAATGATGATTTTTCAATCGAAGACCCTGCGCAATCCTTCAATTCAATAACGGTTGGTTCATTTACAAATAAAGACAGAATTGACGCAGTAGAATTTCCGGGAGCAACTCTTTTAGCTAATCGTGGAGCAATGGCACCTTGCAATTCAACTTCTATACTTTGGAATAATAAATGGCCTAGGAAACCTGATGTGGTTTTTGAAGGAGGAAATGATGGAGTTTTTGATACTGGAATTCTGGACCATGATTCTTTAAAATTACTTTCTAGTGGGGTTGGAGGTGTTGGAAAGTCTTGGTTGACAACATTTTCAGATACAAGTGCCTCTGTCGCGTTAGCCTCAAAATTTGCATCAGAATTATATCAGCAATATCCAGATTATAAACCTGAAACTATAAGGGCCCTGATAATTCACTCTGCTGATTGGAATGATATCATGCTAAATAGTGCTAGTTTATCGGATTTAAATGCAGAACAAAAAACGGACTTACTTTCAAAGGTAGGCTATGGTATACCTAATTTAGGCAAAGCAAAGTATAGTGCAGAAAATTCACTAAGTATTATCGCAGAAAGGTCTTTAAAACCTTTTAAATATGAAGAGAGCCGTGTGAAAACAAATGAGTTTCACTTATTTGACTTACCATGGCCTTCGGATATATTGGTAGAATTAGCGGAGTTAGAGGTAAAACTAAAAATAACATTATCATATTTTATTGAGCCAAATCCAGGCAACAGGAGATATCAAGATGACCAGTCATATAAATCACATGGCTTAAGATTTAAAATGATTGACAGAGCGGAAGGTTTAACATTATTTAAAGCAAGGGTAAGTAAGGCTATAAGAGATGGCCTAGAAGATTATATTCCAGAAGGAAATGAAAATTGGATTCTTGGAAGTCAAGTAAGAGATAAAGGAAGTATACAAAGGATATATGGATAG
- a CDS encoding AAA family ATPase translates to MAAAEQIKSLIKSFSEGDDSRFYATAMQIAAAEARKGRQELAQELKKLIKDSKKAKLDVSSIKSLPVNAAQKELNDLLEFTRPDDKLKDMVLGDKLRKIIVRILDEQRQIEKLRQHNLFPRKKLLLTGPPGCGKTMTAKVLSNELGIPLFIIRLDGLISRYMGESIAKLRLVFDTMKEFRAVYLFDEFDSIGTTRNHGNDVGEIKRVLNSFLLEIEKDDSNSLIIAATNMPENLDVALFRRFDDLISYPLPTEKQIYDYYKRELSNDVIKSNKILSTISKKSLGLNFSDLERICQDFLKNILIYGKENSNLEFINEIIDSRRKPF, encoded by the coding sequence ATGGCTGCTGCTGAACAAATAAAAAGCTTAATAAAATCCTTTAGTGAAGGGGATGATTCTCGTTTCTATGCAACTGCAATGCAAATTGCTGCTGCTGAGGCTAGGAAAGGACGCCAAGAACTCGCTCAAGAATTAAAAAAATTAATTAAAGATTCTAAAAAGGCTAAACTAGATGTAAGTAGCATAAAAAGTTTACCCGTAAATGCTGCTCAAAAAGAGCTAAATGATTTGCTAGAGTTTACAAGACCTGATGACAAATTGAAAGACATGGTCTTGGGAGATAAATTAAGGAAAATAATAGTTCGAATTTTAGACGAGCAACGCCAAATTGAAAAACTTAGACAGCATAATCTTTTTCCAAGAAAAAAACTTCTTTTAACGGGTCCACCAGGTTGTGGCAAAACAATGACTGCCAAAGTACTATCTAATGAGTTGGGAATACCACTTTTCATAATAAGACTTGATGGTTTAATTAGTAGATATATGGGAGAGTCGATTGCTAAGCTTCGTTTAGTTTTTGATACCATGAAAGAGTTTCGAGCTGTTTATTTGTTTGATGAATTTGATAGTATAGGTACTACAAGAAATCATGGGAATGATGTAGGCGAAATTAAAAGAGTCTTGAACAGTTTTTTATTGGAAATTGAGAAAGATGACTCAAATAGTTTGATTATTGCGGCCACAAATATGCCAGAAAATCTTGATGTTGCTCTTTTTAGAAGATTTGATGATTTAATTAGCTATCCATTACCCACAGAGAAGCAAATCTATGACTATTATAAAAGAGAATTATCAAACGATGTAATAAAGAGTAATAAAATATTATCTACAATTTCTAAAAAATCGTTAGGCTTAAATTTTTCTGATTTAGAGAGAATTTGTCAAGATTTCTTAAAGAATATTCTTATTTATGGAAAGGAAAATTCTAATTTAGAATTTATAAATGAAATTATAGATTCTAGACGCAAGCCTTTCTAA